A window from Salvia miltiorrhiza cultivar Shanhuang (shh) chromosome 2, IMPLAD_Smil_shh, whole genome shotgun sequence encodes these proteins:
- the LOC131010964 gene encoding type IV inositol polyphosphate 5-phosphatase 3-like isoform X1, which yields MKKINSRTHQQQQQHEKNWAEILCFACACLQLSWKRLVVRKWLNIATSNSDYSADSESDSESESEICDYGGESRFKNEKLIGLQVDAAGALDALPRLRRRKSETFRAQYINAKDIRICAATWNVGGRIPPDDIDLDGWLDIDNPADIYVIGLQEMIPLNAGNIFGAEDNRPVSKWENLIRETLNQVPPTTKFKSYSEPPSPSKYKPSEDAPDVEDEILLESDSDVEEEIHPLNEESDVFEEIGDGRVIGDDIACADPSVSNGYNNLRNSAKRDFKRQFSSPKLMDGLYCSRTGDSEESAELTDTKHNIKLTRTLSGTERIGLSWPEPPLHLLGQHVFDRHKSFKSSKSFKTSKSFKTYSSFKSTTINDNRRVELASLAALDLESLINRKRRPAYVRIISKQMVGIFITIWVRRSLRKHIQNLKVSTVGVGIMGYIGNKGSISVSMSVHQTFFCFICTHLTSGEKEGDANKRNADVQEIHRRTHFNSLAGLGHPKRIYDHERIIWMGDLNYRINLPFERTRELVSKKDWSKLVERDQLTKEFRKGGAFDGWSEGTLSFAPTYKYEFNSESYSGEDPKAGRRTPAWCDRILSYGTGMKLLRYKRSECKLSDHRPVTATYMVEVEVFSPRKLQRALTYTDAEIEQNNIVTEMDPGGGINQFLLAEDKTYWER from the exons ATGAAGAAGATCAACTCGAGAACtcatcagcagcagcagcagcacgag AAAAATTGGGCTGAAATATTGTGTTTCGCTTGCGCGTGCCTACAGCTATCGTGGAAGCGACTGGTGGTGCGGAAATGGCTTAACATCGCCACCAGCAACTCTGATTACTCTGCGGATAGCGAGTCCGACTCCGAATCCGAATCAG AAATTTGTGATTATGGCGGAGAGTCGCGGTTCAAGAACGAAAAGCTGATTGGACTTCAGGTTGATGCTGCTG GTGCTCTTGATGCTCTTCCCAGGTTAAGAAGACGAAAATCAGAGACTTTTAGAGCTCAATATATAAATGCAAAGGACATCAG AATATGTGCTGCCACATGGAATGTTGGAGGCAGAATTCCTCCTGATGACATAGACCTTGACGGTTGGTTAGATATTGATAACCCTGCTGATATTTATGTAATTGG CCTTCAGGAGATGATCCCCTTAAATGCTGGAAATATATTTGGAGCTGAAGATAACCGTCCAGTTTCAAAATGGGAAAACTTAATACGTGAAACTCTGAATCAAGTTCCGCCAACGACTAAGTTTAAGAGCTACAGTGAACCACCTTCTCCGTCAAAGTATAAGCCATCTGAGGATGCCCCCGATGTTGAAGACGAAATTTTGCTTGAATCTGACAGTGATGTTGAGGAGGAAATCCACCCATTGAACGAAGAGTCTGATGTTTTTGAGGAAATTGGTGATGGAAGGGTCATAGGAGATGATATTGCTTGTGCTGATCCATCTGTCTCCAATGGCTATAACAACTTAAGGAATTCGGCGAAACGAGATTTTAAACGGCAGTTTTCTTCTCCAAAGCTGATGGACGGATTATATTGCTCAAGGACAGGAGATTCTGAAGAAAGTGCAGAACTAACAGATACCAAGCACAACATTAAATTAACCAGAACACTCAGTGGGACAGAGAGGATAGGCTTAAGCTGGCCAGAGCCACCACTTCATCTCTTAGGGCAGCATGTTTTTGATAGACACAAATCCTTCAAATCCTCCAAGTCTTTCAAGACATCCAAGTCTTTCAAAACATATAGTTCTTTCAAATCAACCACAATCAATGATAATAGGCGAGTGGAGTTAGCTTCACTAGCAGCACTTGACCTTGAATCTCTAATTAACCGTAAGAGAAGGCCAGCATATGTTAGGATTATAAGCAAGCAAATGGTTGGCATCTTTATTACCATATGGGTTCGTAGGAGCTTGCGGAAGCATATACAAAACTTGAAAGTATCTACCGTTGGTGTTGGTATTATGGGCTACATCGGCAACAAG GGATCAATCTCAGTGAGCATGTCTGTTCATCAGAcattcttttgttttatttgtaCCCATCTAACATCTGGCGAAAAAGAGGGAGATGCTAACAAAAGGAATGCTGATGTGCAAGAAATTCATCGACGAACACACTTCAATTCACTTGCTGGTTTGGGGCATCCCAAGAGAATCTATGACCATGA GAGAATAATCTGGATGGGTGACCTAAATTATCGAATCAATTTACCCTTTGAGAGGACTAGAGAACTTGTTTCCAAAAAGGACTGGTCCAAGTTAGTCGAGCGGGATCAG CTCACGAAGGAGTTCAGGAAAGGCGGTGCATTTGATGGATGGTCTGAGGGTACTTTGAGCTTTGCTCCAACATACAAATATGAATTCAACTCAGAGTCTTACAGTGGAGAGGATCCAAAAGCTGGGAGGCGAACACCGGCATG GTGTGATCGTATACTGTCATATGGGACAGGAATGAAGTTGCTAAGATATAAGCGGTCTGAATGTAAACTATCAGACCATCGCCCTGTGACAGCCACTTACATGGTCGAAGTTGAAGTATTTTCACCTCGAAAGTTGCAGAGAGCACTCACGTATACTGACGCAGAAATTGAACAAAATAACATTGTTACAGAAATGGATCCCGGTGGTGGAATAAACCAGTTCCTCTTGGCAGAG GATAAGACGTACTGGGAGCGTTGA
- the LOC131010964 gene encoding type IV inositol polyphosphate 5-phosphatase 3-like isoform X2, which yields MKKINSRTHQQQQQHELSWKRLVVRKWLNIATSNSDYSADSESDSESESEICDYGGESRFKNEKLIGLQVDAAGALDALPRLRRRKSETFRAQYINAKDIRICAATWNVGGRIPPDDIDLDGWLDIDNPADIYVIGLQEMIPLNAGNIFGAEDNRPVSKWENLIRETLNQVPPTTKFKSYSEPPSPSKYKPSEDAPDVEDEILLESDSDVEEEIHPLNEESDVFEEIGDGRVIGDDIACADPSVSNGYNNLRNSAKRDFKRQFSSPKLMDGLYCSRTGDSEESAELTDTKHNIKLTRTLSGTERIGLSWPEPPLHLLGQHVFDRHKSFKSSKSFKTSKSFKTYSSFKSTTINDNRRVELASLAALDLESLINRKRRPAYVRIISKQMVGIFITIWVRRSLRKHIQNLKVSTVGVGIMGYIGNKGSISVSMSVHQTFFCFICTHLTSGEKEGDANKRNADVQEIHRRTHFNSLAGLGHPKRIYDHERIIWMGDLNYRINLPFERTRELVSKKDWSKLVERDQLTKEFRKGGAFDGWSEGTLSFAPTYKYEFNSESYSGEDPKAGRRTPAWCDRILSYGTGMKLLRYKRSECKLSDHRPVTATYMVEVEVFSPRKLQRALTYTDAEIEQNNIVTEMDPGGGINQFLLAEDKTYWER from the exons ATGAAGAAGATCAACTCGAGAACtcatcagcagcagcagcagcacgag CTATCGTGGAAGCGACTGGTGGTGCGGAAATGGCTTAACATCGCCACCAGCAACTCTGATTACTCTGCGGATAGCGAGTCCGACTCCGAATCCGAATCAG AAATTTGTGATTATGGCGGAGAGTCGCGGTTCAAGAACGAAAAGCTGATTGGACTTCAGGTTGATGCTGCTG GTGCTCTTGATGCTCTTCCCAGGTTAAGAAGACGAAAATCAGAGACTTTTAGAGCTCAATATATAAATGCAAAGGACATCAG AATATGTGCTGCCACATGGAATGTTGGAGGCAGAATTCCTCCTGATGACATAGACCTTGACGGTTGGTTAGATATTGATAACCCTGCTGATATTTATGTAATTGG CCTTCAGGAGATGATCCCCTTAAATGCTGGAAATATATTTGGAGCTGAAGATAACCGTCCAGTTTCAAAATGGGAAAACTTAATACGTGAAACTCTGAATCAAGTTCCGCCAACGACTAAGTTTAAGAGCTACAGTGAACCACCTTCTCCGTCAAAGTATAAGCCATCTGAGGATGCCCCCGATGTTGAAGACGAAATTTTGCTTGAATCTGACAGTGATGTTGAGGAGGAAATCCACCCATTGAACGAAGAGTCTGATGTTTTTGAGGAAATTGGTGATGGAAGGGTCATAGGAGATGATATTGCTTGTGCTGATCCATCTGTCTCCAATGGCTATAACAACTTAAGGAATTCGGCGAAACGAGATTTTAAACGGCAGTTTTCTTCTCCAAAGCTGATGGACGGATTATATTGCTCAAGGACAGGAGATTCTGAAGAAAGTGCAGAACTAACAGATACCAAGCACAACATTAAATTAACCAGAACACTCAGTGGGACAGAGAGGATAGGCTTAAGCTGGCCAGAGCCACCACTTCATCTCTTAGGGCAGCATGTTTTTGATAGACACAAATCCTTCAAATCCTCCAAGTCTTTCAAGACATCCAAGTCTTTCAAAACATATAGTTCTTTCAAATCAACCACAATCAATGATAATAGGCGAGTGGAGTTAGCTTCACTAGCAGCACTTGACCTTGAATCTCTAATTAACCGTAAGAGAAGGCCAGCATATGTTAGGATTATAAGCAAGCAAATGGTTGGCATCTTTATTACCATATGGGTTCGTAGGAGCTTGCGGAAGCATATACAAAACTTGAAAGTATCTACCGTTGGTGTTGGTATTATGGGCTACATCGGCAACAAG GGATCAATCTCAGTGAGCATGTCTGTTCATCAGAcattcttttgttttatttgtaCCCATCTAACATCTGGCGAAAAAGAGGGAGATGCTAACAAAAGGAATGCTGATGTGCAAGAAATTCATCGACGAACACACTTCAATTCACTTGCTGGTTTGGGGCATCCCAAGAGAATCTATGACCATGA GAGAATAATCTGGATGGGTGACCTAAATTATCGAATCAATTTACCCTTTGAGAGGACTAGAGAACTTGTTTCCAAAAAGGACTGGTCCAAGTTAGTCGAGCGGGATCAG CTCACGAAGGAGTTCAGGAAAGGCGGTGCATTTGATGGATGGTCTGAGGGTACTTTGAGCTTTGCTCCAACATACAAATATGAATTCAACTCAGAGTCTTACAGTGGAGAGGATCCAAAAGCTGGGAGGCGAACACCGGCATG GTGTGATCGTATACTGTCATATGGGACAGGAATGAAGTTGCTAAGATATAAGCGGTCTGAATGTAAACTATCAGACCATCGCCCTGTGACAGCCACTTACATGGTCGAAGTTGAAGTATTTTCACCTCGAAAGTTGCAGAGAGCACTCACGTATACTGACGCAGAAATTGAACAAAATAACATTGTTACAGAAATGGATCCCGGTGGTGGAATAAACCAGTTCCTCTTGGCAGAG GATAAGACGTACTGGGAGCGTTGA